A single region of the Pseudomonas mandelii genome encodes:
- a CDS encoding SDR family NAD(P)-dependent oxidoreductase, whose product MQPSIAHLFSLDGRRALVTGASSGLGRHFALTLAAAGAEVAVAARRSEPLRSLVEEIEAAGGHAKAFTLDVTHRDDVCRCLDEIGPLDILVNNAGVSDSQNLLAYDDEGWDRILDTNLKGAWIVAQETARQMVQGGRGGSLINVTSILASRVAGAVSPYVAAKAGLAQLTRAMALELARHGIRVNSLAPGYVMTELNEEFLCSEAGEKLRARIPSRRFNLPADLDGALLLLASDAGKAMSGAEIVVDGGHLCSSL is encoded by the coding sequence ATGCAGCCTTCTATTGCCCATCTTTTCAGCCTCGACGGCCGGCGCGCCCTGGTTACTGGCGCATCCAGCGGGCTCGGTCGGCATTTTGCCCTGACCTTGGCGGCGGCCGGCGCTGAAGTGGCCGTGGCGGCGCGGCGCAGCGAGCCGTTGCGCAGCCTGGTGGAGGAGATCGAAGCGGCTGGCGGCCATGCCAAGGCATTCACCCTCGACGTGACCCACCGCGACGACGTCTGTCGCTGCCTTGATGAAATCGGCCCGCTGGACATTCTGGTCAACAACGCCGGCGTCAGCGACAGCCAAAACCTGCTGGCCTACGACGATGAGGGCTGGGATCGGATTCTCGATACCAACCTCAAAGGTGCCTGGATAGTCGCCCAGGAAACGGCGCGGCAAATGGTGCAAGGCGGGCGGGGCGGCAGCCTGATCAATGTCACGTCCATTCTCGCCAGCCGCGTGGCCGGTGCGGTAAGCCCGTACGTTGCAGCAAAGGCCGGACTGGCTCAGTTGACCCGCGCCATGGCGCTGGAACTGGCGCGCCACGGCATCCGGGTCAATTCCCTGGCTCCCGGCTACGTAATGACCGAGCTGAATGAAGAATTCCTTTGCAGTGAAGCCGGAGAAAAGCTGCGTGCGCGAATTCCGAGCCGTCGTTTCAATCTGCCGGCTGACTTGGATGGAGCCTTGTTGCTACTGGCTTCGGATGCCGGCAAGGCGATGAGCGGGGCAGAAATCGTGGTTGATGGAGGACATCTCTGCAGCAGCTTGTAA
- a CDS encoding acyl-CoA dehydrogenase family protein gives MNFTIPDELLALQEKTRLFIAEQVIPLENDPRQTAHGPSEALRQELIERARAAGLLTPHASREMGGQALSHAAKAIVFEEAGYSPLGPVALNIHAPDEGNIHLMDVVATEAQKDRWLRPLVQGRIRSCFAMTEPAPGSGSDPSMLRTTATRDGDDYLINGRKWLITGADGAGFVIIMARMEDGSATMFLSDMNRDGIIHERQMNSLDSCFTGGHSQLRFDNLRVPASDVLGEIGAGFRYAQVRLAPARLTHCMRWLGAARRAHDIACDYARTRDSFGKPLGEHQGVGFMLADNMMDLHVVRLAVWHCAWVLDQGQRANVDSSMAKVISSEALWRVVDRCVQVLGGRGVTDETVVERIFRDIRPFRIYDGPSEVHRMSLAKKLLDRRVGAH, from the coding sequence ATGAACTTCACTATCCCCGATGAATTGCTCGCCCTGCAGGAAAAGACCCGCCTGTTTATCGCCGAGCAGGTGATCCCGCTGGAAAATGACCCACGGCAGACCGCCCATGGCCCGAGCGAAGCCTTGCGCCAGGAGTTGATCGAGCGCGCCCGTGCGGCCGGACTGTTGACGCCCCATGCCAGCCGCGAGATGGGTGGCCAGGCGCTTAGCCATGCTGCCAAAGCCATCGTCTTCGAAGAAGCCGGTTACTCGCCGTTGGGACCGGTGGCGCTGAATATCCACGCGCCTGACGAGGGCAACATTCACCTGATGGATGTGGTCGCCACCGAGGCGCAAAAGGATCGCTGGCTGCGTCCGCTGGTACAGGGCCGCATACGCTCCTGCTTCGCCATGACAGAACCGGCGCCGGGCTCGGGTTCCGACCCTTCGATGCTGCGGACCACGGCCACCCGCGATGGCGACGACTACCTGATCAACGGCCGCAAATGGTTGATCACTGGGGCCGATGGTGCTGGTTTCGTGATCATCATGGCGCGTATGGAAGACGGCAGCGCGACGATGTTTCTGTCGGACATGAACCGCGACGGCATCATCCACGAGCGGCAGATGAACTCGTTGGACAGCTGCTTCACTGGTGGTCACAGCCAGTTGCGCTTCGACAACCTGCGCGTGCCGGCCAGTGATGTATTGGGTGAGATCGGCGCGGGCTTTCGCTATGCCCAGGTGCGCTTGGCGCCCGCCCGGCTAACCCATTGCATGCGCTGGCTTGGCGCCGCCCGACGCGCCCATGACATCGCCTGCGACTACGCCCGTACCCGTGATTCCTTTGGCAAGCCGCTGGGCGAGCATCAGGGCGTTGGCTTCATGCTGGCGGACAACATGATGGACCTGCACGTCGTGCGCCTGGCGGTCTGGCATTGCGCCTGGGTGCTTGATCAAGGGCAGCGCGCCAATGTCGATTCGAGCATGGCCAAAGTGATCAGCTCCGAAGCGTTGTGGCGGGTGGTTGATCGTTGCGTGCAGGTGCTTGGTGGCCGAGGGGTAACCGATGAGACCGTGGTCGAACGGATCTTCCGCGACATTCGACCGTTTCGCATCTATGACGGCCCGAGCGAAGTGCACCGCATGAGCCTGGCGAAAAAACTTCTCGACCGCCGCGTAGGAGCGCACTGA